A single genomic interval of Stenotrophomonas sp. ZAC14D1_NAIMI4_1 harbors:
- the rpoA gene encoding DNA-directed RNA polymerase subunit alpha — translation MTVTANQVLRPRGPQIERLTDTRAKVVIEPLERGYGHTLGNALRRVLLSSIPGFAITEVEIDGVLHEYTTVEGLQEDVLEVLLNLKDVAIRMHSGDSATLSLSKQGPGVVTAADIKVDHNVEILNSDHVICHLTKDTAINMRLKIERGFGYQPAAARRRPDEETRAIGRLVLDASFSPVRRVAYAVEAARVEQRTDLDKLVIDIETNGTIDAEEAVRTAADILSDQLSVFGDFTHRDRGAAKPANNGVDPVLLRPIDDLELTVRSANCLKAESIYYIGDLIQKTEVELLKTPNLGKKSLTEIKEVLAQRGLSLGMKLENWPPAGVASHGMLG, via the coding sequence ATGACGGTTACCGCCAACCAGGTTCTGCGTCCTCGCGGTCCGCAGATCGAACGCCTTACCGACACCCGTGCAAAGGTCGTTATCGAACCTTTGGAGCGGGGTTACGGGCATACGCTGGGTAATGCCCTGCGTCGCGTGCTGCTGTCGTCCATCCCGGGCTTCGCCATCACGGAAGTCGAAATCGACGGCGTGTTGCACGAGTACACCACGGTCGAAGGTCTGCAGGAGGACGTGCTCGAAGTCCTGCTGAACCTGAAGGACGTGGCCATCCGTATGCATTCCGGCGACAGCGCCACCCTGTCCCTGTCCAAGCAGGGTCCGGGCGTTGTCACTGCTGCTGACATCAAGGTCGACCACAATGTGGAGATCCTGAACAGCGATCATGTGATCTGCCACCTGACCAAGGATACGGCGATCAACATGCGTCTGAAGATCGAACGTGGTTTCGGCTACCAGCCGGCTGCCGCGCGTCGTCGTCCGGACGAAGAAACCCGTGCCATCGGCCGCCTGGTCCTGGATGCCTCGTTCTCGCCGGTCCGCCGCGTCGCCTATGCCGTGGAAGCGGCTCGTGTCGAACAGCGTACCGACCTGGACAAGCTGGTCATCGATATCGAGACCAACGGCACCATCGACGCCGAGGAAGCCGTGCGCACCGCCGCCGACATCCTCAGCGACCAGTTGTCGGTGTTCGGTGACTTCACCCACCGCGACCGCGGTGCAGCCAAGCCGGCCAACAACGGCGTGGATCCGGTGCTGCTGCGCCCGATCGACGATCTGGAGCTGACCGTGCGTTCGGCCAACTGCCTGAAGGCCGAAAGCATCTACTACATCGGCGATCTGATCCAGAAGACCGAAGTGGAGCTGCTGAAGACCCCGAACCTGGGCAAGAAGTCGCTCACCGAGATCAAGGAAGTGCTGGCTCAGCGCGGCCTGTCCCTCGGCATGAAGCTGGAGAACTGGCCGCCGGCCGGCGTCGCCAGCCACGGCATGCTGGGCTGA
- the rplQ gene encoding 50S ribosomal protein L17, protein MRHMKSGRKFNRTSAHREAMFKNMAASLFKHELIKTTLPKAKELRRVAEPLITLAKVDSVANRRLAFARLRDNEAVGNLFTILGPRYANRPGGYLRLLKCGFRAGDNAPMAYVELVDRPAVAEEVAE, encoded by the coding sequence ATGCGTCACATGAAGTCTGGCCGTAAGTTCAACCGCACCAGCGCCCACCGCGAAGCGATGTTCAAGAACATGGCCGCCTCGCTGTTCAAGCACGAGCTGATCAAGACCACCCTGCCGAAGGCCAAGGAACTGCGCCGCGTTGCCGAGCCGCTGATCACCCTGGCCAAGGTCGACTCCGTCGCCAACCGCCGTCTGGCCTTCGCCCGCCTGCGTGACAACGAAGCCGTGGGCAACCTGTTCACCATCCTGGGCCCGCGCTACGCGAACCGTCCGGGCGGCTACCTGCGTCTGCTGAAGTGCGGCTTCCGCGCCGGCGACAACGCTCCGATGGCCTACGTCGAGCTGGTCGACCGTCCGGCCGTGGCTGAGGAAGTGGCCGAGTAA
- a CDS encoding disulfide bond formation protein B, producing MNPLRWPFRAQFLLGFLICAGLLGFAIFLQLKMGLEPCPLCIFQRLAFAALGLLFLIGALHGPSNRPGRATYGILAFIAAAVGFGIAARHVYVQMLPPEMGSTCGPPLAFLSETMGPLEVFRTVLTGTGNCGNIDWTFLGMTMPMWSGVWFVLLALWALVVSLRKVKR from the coding sequence ATGAATCCTTTGCGCTGGCCCTTCCGCGCCCAGTTCCTGTTGGGCTTCCTGATCTGCGCGGGCCTGCTCGGCTTCGCCATCTTCCTGCAGTTGAAGATGGGGCTGGAGCCTTGTCCGCTGTGCATCTTCCAGCGCCTGGCATTCGCTGCACTGGGCCTGCTGTTCCTGATCGGCGCCTTGCACGGCCCCTCCAACCGGCCGGGCCGCGCGACCTACGGCATCCTCGCCTTCATTGCCGCTGCTGTCGGGTTCGGCATCGCGGCACGCCATGTGTACGTGCAGATGCTTCCGCCGGAGATGGGTTCCACCTGCGGCCCGCCGCTGGCGTTCCTGAGCGAGACCATGGGGCCGCTGGAAGTGTTCCGCACCGTGCTGACCGGCACCGGCAACTGCGGCAACATCGACTGGACCTTCCTGGGCATGACCATGCCGATGTGGTCGGGCGTGTGGTTCGTCCTGCTGGCGCTGTGGGCGCTGGTGGTGTCGCTGCGCAAGGTCAAGCGCTGA
- a CDS encoding TonB-dependent receptor yields MKPSLLATGITFALALASLPNLALAADAGTDAAPVKDLDTVTVSAQLDQARNALSPDIGSSQYQITAEDIQKQPLGASAPLSQVLLQAPGVVQDSYGGVHVRGDHANLQYRINGVLLPESISGFGQTLDARTIKSIRLMDGALPAQFGERTAAVVDITTRSGAELGNGGSVGITTGSFGKVNPNASWWGSQGRWSWFLTGNYDQNEVGLENPTSSRKPEHDDTHQGKAFADLTYLVNDTTRLSVFAGFANNRFQIPVNPGQTPQFGYLDTTTFDSSQLDETQRETTRFGMLVLQGTLGETAYQVSAGQRYSDVGFNPDVAGDMVFSGVASQVQRSNRANTLQADFSTPLGDNHTLRYGVYGNQERARASNNSWVFPVDDDGAQASTTPLQIADNSAFKATTLAVYVQDEWKIGDDWTVNYGLRGDRYKAFGQTEGQLSPRLGVVWTASDSTTVHAGYSRYFTPPASELIATSDISLYDGTTNAQPSGGNNIPLAERSDYYDIGVSQQVGDHLTLGLDAYDRRVSRLQDEGQFGAAYIYSTFNYRRGHIRGLEFSADYSNGPFSAYFNAALNKAIGTDVITSQYNLDPEALAYVADHWIHLDHDQKLTSSGGFSYAFAGHNRVGANYVFGSGLRSDTDTVPNGGELPSYLQVNLSAGHDFNADSGHPLHMQVALINALDRSYQLRDGGGVGVFAPQWGPRRGAYLSLQQDF; encoded by the coding sequence ATGAAGCCCTCCCTGCTCGCTACCGGCATCACTTTCGCCCTGGCCCTGGCCAGCCTGCCCAACCTCGCCCTGGCCGCCGATGCCGGCACCGACGCGGCGCCGGTGAAGGACCTCGATACGGTCACCGTCAGCGCCCAGCTCGACCAGGCGCGCAACGCGCTGTCGCCCGACATCGGCAGCAGCCAGTACCAGATCACCGCCGAGGACATCCAGAAGCAGCCACTGGGGGCGTCCGCGCCGCTCAGCCAGGTACTGCTGCAGGCGCCCGGCGTGGTCCAGGATTCCTACGGTGGCGTGCACGTGCGCGGCGACCACGCCAACCTGCAGTACCGCATCAACGGCGTGCTGCTGCCGGAATCGATCTCCGGCTTTGGCCAGACCCTGGATGCACGCACGATCAAGAGCATCCGGCTGATGGACGGTGCATTGCCGGCGCAGTTCGGCGAGCGCACCGCCGCAGTGGTCGACATCACCACCCGCAGTGGCGCCGAACTCGGCAATGGCGGCAGCGTCGGCATCACCACCGGCTCGTTCGGCAAGGTCAATCCGAATGCGTCCTGGTGGGGCTCGCAGGGGCGCTGGAGCTGGTTCCTGACCGGCAACTACGACCAGAACGAGGTCGGCCTGGAGAACCCGACCAGCTCGCGCAAGCCGGAGCATGACGATACCCACCAGGGCAAAGCCTTCGCCGACCTGACCTATCTGGTCAACGACACCACCCGCCTGAGCGTGTTCGCCGGCTTCGCCAACAACCGCTTCCAGATTCCGGTCAATCCGGGGCAGACGCCGCAGTTCGGCTACCTGGACACCACCACCTTCGATTCCAGCCAGCTGGATGAGACCCAGCGCGAAACTACCCGCTTCGGCATGCTGGTGCTGCAGGGCACGCTGGGCGAGACCGCCTACCAGGTCTCCGCCGGCCAGCGCTACAGCGATGTCGGCTTCAATCCCGACGTGGCCGGCGACATGGTGTTCAGTGGCGTCGCCTCGCAGGTCCAGCGCAGCAACCGCGCCAATACGCTGCAGGCGGATTTCTCCACGCCGCTGGGCGACAACCACACGCTGCGCTACGGCGTATACGGCAACCAGGAACGCGCGCGTGCCAGCAACAACAGCTGGGTGTTCCCGGTCGACGATGACGGCGCGCAGGCCAGCACCACGCCGCTGCAGATTGCCGACAACAGCGCGTTCAAGGCCACCACCCTGGCGGTCTACGTGCAGGACGAATGGAAGATCGGCGACGACTGGACGGTCAACTACGGCCTGCGCGGTGATCGCTACAAGGCCTTCGGCCAGACCGAGGGCCAGCTCAGCCCGCGCCTGGGCGTGGTCTGGACTGCCAGCGACAGCACCACCGTGCATGCCGGCTACTCGCGCTACTTCACCCCGCCGGCGAGCGAGCTGATCGCCACCAGCGACATCAGCCTGTATGACGGCACCACCAACGCACAGCCGTCCGGTGGCAACAACATCCCGCTGGCCGAGCGCAGCGACTACTACGACATCGGTGTCTCCCAGCAGGTCGGCGACCACCTGACCCTGGGCCTGGATGCCTACGACCGGCGCGTCTCGCGCCTGCAGGACGAAGGCCAGTTCGGCGCCGCCTACATCTACTCGACGTTCAACTACCGCCGCGGCCACATCCGTGGCCTGGAATTCAGCGCCGACTACAGCAACGGTCCCTTCAGCGCCTACTTCAATGCCGCCCTGAACAAGGCCATCGGCACCGACGTCATCACCAGCCAGTACAACCTCGACCCGGAAGCGCTGGCCTACGTGGCCGACCACTGGATCCACCTGGACCACGACCAGAAGCTGACCTCGTCGGGCGGTTTCAGCTATGCCTTCGCCGGCCACAACCGCGTCGGCGCGAACTACGTGTTCGGCAGCGGCCTGCGCTCGGATACCGACACCGTGCCCAACGGCGGCGAACTGCCGTCCTACCTGCAGGTGAACCTCAGCGCCGGCCACGACTTCAATGCCGACAGCGGGCATCCGCTGCACATGCAGGTAGCGTTGATCAATGCACTGGACCGCAGCTACCAGCTGCGTGACGGCGGCGGTGTGGGTGTGTTCGCCCCGCAGTGGGGCCCGCGCCGCGGTGCCTACCTGAGCCTGCAGCAGGACTTCTGA